The following are encoded together in the Neomonachus schauinslandi chromosome X, ASM220157v2, whole genome shotgun sequence genome:
- the LOC110582581 gene encoding spindlin-2: MGMGGMKTLHKKAAAGQQTGETVDHHIRSANMRKKKTCQKKQRGRPSSQPRRNIVGCRISHGWKEGDEPITQWKGTVLDQVPINPSLYLVKYDGIDCVYGLELHRDERILKLKILPDKVPFSRVRDVHLANTIIGKAVEHMFEGEHGSKDEWRGMVLAQAPIMKAWFYITYEKDPVLYMYQLLDDYREGDLRIMPESSESPPAEREPEGVIDGLIGKHVEYTKEDGSKRTGKVIHQVKAKPSVYFIKFDDDFHIYVYDLVKKS; this comes from the exons ATGGGGATGGGAG GTATGAAGACCCTTCACAAAAAGGCAGCTGCAGGGCAGCAAACCGGGGAAACTGTTGATCATCACATCAGATCTGCAAATATGAGGAAGAAAAAGACCTGTCAAAAGAAACAGAGGGGCAGACCTTCATCCCAGCCTCGAAGGAACATAGTGGGCTGCAGAATTTCAcatggatggaaggaaggtgATGAGCCCATCACTCAGTGGAAAGGAACCGTTCTGGATCAGGTGCCTATCAATCCCTCTCTTTATCTGGTCAAATATGATGGAATTGACTGTGTCTATGGACTGGAACTTCACAGAGATGAAAGGATTTTAAAGCTTAAAATCCTTCCTGATAAGGTGCCATTTTCTCGAGTCAGAGATGTGCACCTTGCAAATACCATAATTGGTAAAGCTGTGGAACATATGTTTGAGGGTGAGCATGGTTCTAAGGATGAATGGAGGGGAATGGTCTTAGCCCAAGCACCTATCATGAAAGCCTGGTTTTATATTACCTATGAGAAAGATCCTGTTTTATACATGTACCAGCTTCTAGATGATTACAGAGAAGGAGACCTCCGTATCATGCCAGAGTCCAGTGAGTCTCCTCCAGCAGAGAGGGAGCCAGAAGGAGTTATAGATGGCCTCATAGGTAAACATGTGGAATATACCAAAGAAGATGGCTCCAAAAGGACAGGCAAGGTCATTCACCAAGTCAAAGCCAAACCCTCTGTGTATTTCATCAAGTTTGATGATGATTTCCATATCTATGTCTATGATTTGGTGAAAAAGTCCTAA